The region atatatatatatatatatatatacacagtgaggaaaataagtatttcaccccctggtgattttgtgagtttgaccctttacaaagaaaggaacggtctataattttcatggtaggttcatcttaacagtgagagacagaaaattaaaaaaaaatcccaggaaatcacattatattaattttaaacatttatttgtcttttattgaggaaaataagtatttcaccccctagcaaaacatgactcagtacttggtggagaaacccttgttggcaagcacagcggtcagacgtttcttgtagttggtcaccaagtttgcgcagatcccaggagggattgtggcccactcctctttgcagatcctctccaaatcctgaagatttcgaggctgttgcttggcaactcgaagcttcagctccctccacaagttctctataggattaaggtctggagactgactaggccactccataaccttaatgtgcttcttcttgagccactcctttgttacctttgctgtatgttttgggtcattgtcatgctgaaacacccatccacgacccattttcaatatcctggctgagggaaggaggttctcacccaagatttcccggcacatggccccattcatcctcccctcgatccggtgaagtcgtcctgtacccttagcagagaaacagccccaaaacataatgtttccaccaccatgcttgacggtggggatggtgttcttggggtcaaagtcagcttttttcgccctccaaacacggcgagtcgagttgatgccaaagagctcgattttagtctcatctgaccacagcactttctcccaagcctcctctgaatcatccaggtgctcattggcaaacttcagacgggcctgtacatgtgccttcttgagctgggggaccttgcgggcactacaggatttcaatccattacggcgtagtgtgttaccaatggtcatcttggtgactgtggtcccagctgccttgatatcatcaacaagctcctgccgtgtagttctgggttgtttcctcacctttctcatgatccggttcactccacgaggtgagatcttgcgtggagcaccagaccgagggagattgatggtcaattggtgtgtcttccattttctaactatcgcaccaacagttgactccttttcacccagctgcttgctaatggtcttgtagcccattccagccttgtgcaggtctacaatcttgtccctgacgtccttagacagctctttggtcttgcccattgtggagaggttggaatctgatgcattgattgattctgtgaacaggtgtgtttttatacaggtaacgggaacttaattaggaataccaattaagtaagaggactaatgtgtgtgcctcctggtcacatgaccggtctgtgggagccagaattcttgctggttggtagggggtgaaatacttattttcctcaataaaagacaaataaatgtttaaaattaatataatgtgatttcctgggattttttttaatattctgtctctcactgttaagatgaacctaccatgaaaattatagaccgttcctttctttgtaaagggtcagaatcaccagggggtgaaatacttattttcctcactatatatatatatatatatatatatatatatatatgtattatatttatatataatgtatatatctTTGTATGCATCTACCATTATTGGAATCATATATAGTATTGTTGCAGAATTTCTCATTTGTAGCAAATggggaaaataaacatttgtccTCAGTAATTATTGGCTGATGAACATGACACTTGTTATGCTGTTTTGTTAGCCAGGCGTGCCTGACCTGACACACCTGGAtgaatcagtttgtccaatcatgaaagacaggaaatgaaagcGTGGTAttaagttcaggaagtagtggatttgtgcaaagagcccattgggGTGAGCTCAGGCCATTGAAGAGTCACCGTATGCAAGTGTATGAAGGTCAAACAATAGAAAGTGTCCACGTTCactaattattttgacatgtcaCAGTCTCAGAAATATGATattcaatgttgtttttctttccagtTGAATGAGATCGTAGTAAAATTAAAAGCTCAATACAGCATTCAGCGcctttttacacattttgatAAATGTCATCAGGTGTGTTGAACTCGGCAGCAGTTACCTGTGAAAGAGATGAGCATGAAAAAGTGTCATAAAAGGTCATGTGCATAACTTGCATACTTGACTCAATGAAGTGTACCTCTGGAGGCGCAGGGTTTCTTTTCGCCGTCTGCTTGCTTCTTTTCACGTCCCATCTGTGGGCCATCTCTTGCAGCACATCGCGGAAtattcttgttttgtttgtgtttttctgttAACAACCAAAGTGGAATTGTCACGGTGCAGTAAGCGGGCCTGTGTTGCTCTTATTTTGGTCCATCTAtttctggttttattttgaaaaaactaaCCACCACTTTCCCTCCAAGTCATTTGCCCTTCCTCCTGCCATGCTCAGTCCCGGTTCCAGTTCCTGATTGCTTCCACCTGTCTCCAATTACCCACCTAATAAATagactgcgattggctggcaaccagttcaggatgtaccccgcctactgcccgaagccagctgggataggctccagtgacgTGAGATCTTGGCCATTGATTTTCACTGTTTGTTCTCAGGTTTTGCAATCATCGGCCGTGGCTGCTAACACCTGGAGGCTTTTTGCTGAaactgatggaatgcccacctctggtttacggataataaccctaaccccaaaatTTCTGATTAACAGTATCACTTCTTTTGGATTTTTAGTTgattgtacagtacatttgaaaTGTTCACGTTTCAAATTAATAGCATTTAGTGTTATAGTAACACTATTAGAAATGATTCATGCTAACTATGTAGCCGCTGTAATATTACTAATGCTATCAGTTATCCACGGCAATCACATGTCACGTTTCCTCACTCCTTCCCCTCCATAATGTCTCACGAtcatcccatttttttttttggagtgaccGGCGCGAACGTAGTGCAAACATTGCCTTAGTGAAAAGAAGTGAGTAACTGCTGGTGGTAGCATAACGCAAACATTGCTTcctgttctgtttttccttagaCCTTTACTCTGAATTGTTCACACATGAAGGCCCAAAATTACAAACTCATAAAAATAGAAACTAACTgaccttgttgtttttgtgtattcGTCTACAGTTGCATATATTGAGGCCGTACTGAAATATACACACAGAAACATGAAGTTACAAAGTGCACTTGTTCTCTCAAAACATAAAAAGATACTTTCCATAATTTACCTTCTTTTGAATAATTAGCGTCACTGTTGCCGAGCTGTAGAGGGCCAAGACGACGAATGTTAACCACAAGAGAACATGACCCACCATGAGTTGTGTCTTTTCTGCAACCATAAGGAAACGTTTTAATTTTTCTATCACTTCTGCATAAGGGGGAAAAACAACCTTTGGCAAGATGCTGTTCGATGCTGGATGGATCAGTGTTTCAACATCTTAGGAATGTATCCAAAAGCGATTTGAATTGGACAGTTagttttggttttaaaaatgtgagtgTATTGATTCAAATGGATCCACTTTAAAATGTACCGTCCTTGAATCGGATTGAACCccatgtaatgtaaaatgtaattattaccGCCTTCATAGCAGCAGCAGTTATTGTGCTATGtcacttttgaaaatgtcataaacTTCAGAACTGCAGAGCTTCAATATTGGCCTGTAATTATCGAGAACTGAGGAATAACCTCTTTTTGATAAAGGAACtcgcatccattgcagcctggtcaTACTGGAGGGGGGATTCCCACATCTGTGGCCCCTTCTGACCGCTTCTTATTTTTcctcagatgtttttttttttttaagtctttccTTGCCCTCCTGTGGGGTTAAGATAAGgggatgtttttaatatttgtcaatTGTGGGTGTGTGAAggccttgagactttttgtcaTTAAGGGCTATTCAAATGAACTTGACTTGAAAGGACAAACGTATGAAGTTCCACACATGTCAGGTGTTCTGTAGTGAAATCAACTGATAATTTAAGAAAATGGGGATCTATCTTCTCAGACTCCACAGATTTGCTAGTTTCTAATTGCTTCATGGCTCTCTCTGTAGACGACTTAAAATCAGCAGCTTGATGAGACTGAGCGTTCTTTAAAGCAATTTAGAATTTCAGCTGTAATCTGAAAAgcatttctttgtttgttttcataaactGATTTTATTGCTCTCCAGACTTTCTTTGGGCTATTTAGATCATTGGCAGTATTCGACAAGTAGTATTCAGATTTTAGCCTTTTTAATAAGGGAGTACAATGATTCTTAAGACATCTAAATCTCAACCAATCAGCTTTAGCCCAGGCAACAtctctatttttcttttaaaagtcGAGGCAGCTTACAGGAAAACATCTAGATggttgtgttttattgtattttaatccatttcacatttttttccttttcaataTGTTATTATTAACACATCCGTCTCACAGTTCAGAGGCCCAGAGTTCAAATCTGGGCTCCAGCCGTCCTGCGTTGAGTTTGTATGTCCTCCCTATGCCTGCTTGGGTTTTTCCTGGTAccccggtttcctcccacattcccaaaacatgcacaaGTAGTCAGGTTAtgtacaaaatgtttaaatgataTCGGTTACTGTGAGTACTCAGGAGTTCATGTTTGTTAGTTCTTTACCTTTTACAACAAGAGTTGTTCCCAGCCCAACATGCTGAGCCCCGGGTGTCGGGTTTCCGAAAGACGTGGCGGCGCAGTAGTAAATCCCACTGTCATTGCTGTTCAGGGACATAATTTGTAAAGTGGCCCCAAGTAGTCTGTACTTGTGATGGTTGTGGTCCAGGTTAAGAGAACCGTGCGATCGGCGCTCGAACACGAACCACTTGTAAAATAACCTTTCGGCCGTGCAATCGCGATGGACGCTGCACCGGATCACGGCATCTTGTCCCGGTCCACGCCAAATGACGCGACTTGGTTGTGACAGGCAGCTCTGAGGTCGGGCCATTCCTGATGGAATACATTGACACAAAGCTTCTTAAATAAAACAGACGTGTGTGTGCAAAGGTCTAGCAAGCGTGTACCTTTTGATGGCAGCCAGGTGAGAGAAAGGAGAGAAAACCAAAACAATGGCACCATGTCCGCGGTTTAACAGTGCATTAATGATCTCATGATAGCGTGCACGTGATGATGGAAATGGGTAAATTCCACTTACTCAACACTGCTGGGTTCCTTCCTCTTTCCTCCAGCATGCCTTTGCAACATTATAACCGACATGATGTTGGAACTCAACAGCCAACATTTCACGTGCAAACTCATTCACCTGCTCTCGAAAGCATAAAGAAGAGATTCTCCaattaaaacagtcaaatatattttatttcttaatatgtaatgtgaaaaatatatatagaacaATATGTATCACAAATGAtcattccccattgaaataaatgtaaatgccaTTCATCTGTTGCAAcctgtccccccaaaaaacacaaagaaagatgTTGTGTGTAATTTATTgttctttataaaaaataaaaaagaatgcaAAGAATGAAACAGTTTGTGCGTCAGAATTTATTGTGACCGTTTGGACCCTCCCACCTGGGAGCAATAtaatacagacacacacaaagaagagtttcacaagaTCAGAAAGTTGTGGCCTAATTGATTGTTTTCCCCCAGAGGATCAAGAAAAATGCCTTTGAGTAGTGGTGGCAGTTTGACACTGAAGTTTCAATATGTGCTTCAAATCATTTGACATTTGACGTGTGAAGCAGCAAGCAAGTTCAACTGCATCGTTACGAACGTACAACTTGACTGGCTCACGGTGCAGTTGGTCGATAATATGAGTGGTTAGCGTGTGGGTTCTGAAGGTGCTGATACGCCACTGCTCTATGGCATAGCGGTTCTACCCGCTGTCTCAGTCTCTGGCTAGCTCGGTCGGTCCAGCATTTCTCTTGTAGCCTTAGTTTCGAtacccaaaaataacttttttttgttctcctgTTAATACTTATTAATATAGGGTTAGGATACcataatccatccattcattctatGAAACCATTCGAATACAATGTCTCCCACTTAATGCCCATAGTAACACAGGCACACCCAAAAAATGACATATTTCACCagaacttaaaacaaaacacacattcatCACTTTATTTCTTAAATGCATCTTGTTGTATTATTTAGCTCGTTTTAAACATAATGCAGTCTTGCTTTTCGCAAGGAGATGTCCCTGCAACTAAAGCTTCTTTAGAGCCTTTGATAGAGTttgtttggccaactcggtttcagagctactacgctgtgattggtcaactgctggtcacatgacatacgaACGCCATGTTGTTACCCAGCCGCTGCGATTTCGTAATGGAACTTCCAGAGCCGTGAGTGTTTCTATTGTTCTTATCACTTACATATTGCAATTATGCCGTGTTGCTCAGCATGGCGTTGTTCACAACGGCCAGTCAGTGGCGTTAAGATGCATCGGTTTCCTAGAGACCCACAAAGGAGGAAATTGTGGGAAGTTAAAGTAAAACGAGAGGGCTGGAAAGCCAATAACACATCGTTCTTATGTGAAGTAGGTGGGACTGCACAATGCAGCCTTCGACCTTTTATCAagagttataattaaaaatataattgattttaattataAGCCTGTAGAAAGTGAATTGACTTAAaattaatattgattttaaCTCTTGATAAAACAGGGCCCATAATATGGAAATGAGTTATTGTGGATTTTGTGTCGTAAATAAAAGTTCTAAATATTGTACATGCACAATTGAAAgccattgataaaaaaataaaaataaaatatgacatttggttGTCAGTTACACTGAAATCAcgtttaaattcaaatttaggACCATATAGTCATTATGACAAACAAATCACAGAAGAACCTGAtataattcattcattggtACCATGAAAAATGGGCTTTATTATCAAGTATCTTGCTTGTTATGTCAGGAGCCAAAGAAAAGAGCTAAAGCAAATACATGTAATCAGATCTCTTAATTGAGTATATTATGTGTTATGTATGAACACACTGATACATTTCCAGCATTCTTAACgttgaaaatcaaaatccatgtacagtaaaaaaactaTACCATATTATACTAGCacaccctaaaaacagattAGTTAATCAAGCCAAGAAgagcttaacctactagattggtaGTTTTCTTTTAACCAATCAATTTTGtgtaataatttattatatatgCAGTGTACAGTATTCATTATAATATTGGCTTGTCAAATACCTCAAAGGCTAAAAAATTGAACAAgggcaaaatataaaataaactgtACACCTGTAGTTTGTGAAAGAAAGTTATCTAGTGTTTTGCGTGCAAAACGATAGGCATGCTCATGGGCTACAAGCTTGAGCACAGCCCCCTCCTGTGGCCGAGGTTAACAACATGGCGTCCGTGTTTCCAGTTGGCCAGATTAAGCTTCATGAactgaatacattttcaaaacaattcatCCAAGTGGTTAAGTGCTtcacaaaagcttcatttgccAATCACTAGGCTGTGAGCGTAttggatgttttgttttcagataTCACTTGCTTCAAAGGTGATAACACCATGACACGATGCTATTTGTTATCccgtcaatggcattttgcatcaattgttagcattgagctaagtGCACAGGCAAAGAAGCTATGTGCTTGTTTTACATACCCAATGTGTAATTctcattgttttatgtttagtttgtcaTTCAACTTAAATTCGGTTTAGCTTTAAACAGCTGGAAGCCTCTTTTTAGAAGAATTCTTCACTACAGGCCAAACTGCTGTTCGTTTAGAAGAGAGTTGTGTTGAGTTCACAGCCAAACGACAGATTGTATCTTGAATAACTCATGTCAGTCATttgcatctcaaggcaccactgtatatatTTGACTACATATTGACTTAAATTGactaaatgtaataaataatctGTGCAGAATATTTCACTGTACAGTAGCCTAGTATTAatggatatattttattattaatcgaAAAGAGGTCGGTTCCCCCATTGGTTTGAATGGCGGGGCTACCACGGGTCGGCTCCCCCATTGGTTTAAAAGACGGGGCTACCAGGGCTCGGTTCCTTCATTGGTTCCTATATATGAGTCTGTTTATATCTGTCTGTTTATGTGAGTAAAATGTAGTTTACTTTCTTGATGAGTGTGGTCCATGGTTCCACCCTAGTGACATGCACGCAGCCCTTTTTTGGGAGTGGCTTGTTTCGTTGTCAATCAAACTTCATGCCCAATCGCAATCCGTCCATGTGTTGTGTTCACTCCCCCTTCCACGTCGACCTGCACACTCGCCATATTTTCAAGCCGGAGAGGACCGCACGGCTCCGTTTGCTTGATAAGTGAAACCGGACAATTAGATCTCACCAGAGGTCATTAAAAGGAGATCGTAGACTTTTTAGAGTTGGAAGTATATCGAAGTTGGCGTTTCAGTCGTGTACTTTGCCACCATGAACGTGTTCCGCCTGACGGGAGACCTTTCTCACTTGGCAGCCATCATCATCCTGCTACTGAAGATATGGAAAAGCAGGTCGTGCGCAGGTGAGTTCAGACCACAATAGCGCCGTCTTTTATGTCATAAAATTCTGTATATTGTTTGGTTATAGTAAAAAATGACCGCCTACTTTATTCACTAGCTGAGTTAGCTGCTAACTAAGCTAGCGACCCCCCATTCATTCATGGCAGAAAATCACAAGCATGCACGACGATAACAAATTAACAATAATATCACCATAAAAATTCGAAATTCACTTTAGTCGCTGTTTTAGGGATGTTAATGTATATATACTTTAGGTGTATTGGTTAATAACGAGCGTTGGAATCGCTAGAGTTAGCAAACTTGCTAACCCATGATTACCGTGTGGATATATTTTTAAGTCAAATGTATGCATAACTGCATAAGTTATAGATCTGCATTTGCGAATATTTAATGTGGTGAAGCTGCTGTAACCCCAATCGCATTCATTCTCTACACACGCTTGTCGTTTGACGTTCGATGTTCCATTTTTTCTGTCTGGCGTCTGACGTGGCGTTCTAGAAAGCGCTACGGAAGTAGGTAACATGCTAACACGTCACCTCGCATTTTACGTTGTTGTCAATAAACCAACGACGGTCATTGTAAACATTCAAAGTAGCTAACAACAAACTGCATgataacatgtttaaaaaaaaaaaagaactgattTCTGACCTAAGAATTTAGATGGTGTGTAGGTTATAGCTAATAAGAACTaatgcctttttttaatttaccatTTGAGTGGCAACTTTAAAAAGGAAATAGGCGAAAGTGGTTTATTTTAAAGACTCATAACACAATATATACTAaacccaatttatttattacctTTGCCTTTTTCAAGGCATGTGTCTTGTCAGCATCTCTCTTCAGGTCACCCTGAACATCAACAGCTGGCTATAGGCCTGGGTTCTTGCAGGTCCTTTTAACATGGGTGTTGCCTTTCTATGGACCCAGGATAGAACAGACATGCAACACCACAAATACGATTAGGCATGAAACCACATCCCAGCTCCATTTTCGACCCTTCTTCAAACATTGGGTGTATGTATTTAAGAGCCAAACTCATGCTCCATGGAAGGATGCGCCGGGGTTTCTGAATTATGGTCATTAtgatttatattaattattcattaatCAATGAGCTGGCGCTGTTCGACAAGTGTTTGAAGAATGTTTGAAAATTCCAATCCTACAGTTAACTTGTGTTTATGCAAGTACAGTATTAGTTTTGGTAGTCAACATTTCCCTGCATGTTTTCAAAGGTATCTCCGGAAAGAGTCAAATCCTCTTTGCGATTGTGTTCACCACACGCTACTTGGACTTGCTCACCTCCTTCATCTCACTCTACAACACGAGCATGAAGGTAAGCACACAAATAGACCTTGTCATAATTTTTGCAAACAATAGGTGTCAAGGTTTTTCCGGGTGGCAGAAAGTGTTTAACTCCTTCTGACGTGAACTggaaacaatgacaaaaacttgTGTTTTGCCTCTTGAATGTCAGCGTGACGTCATGGTGAACCGGTCTCCAGAAATCTCACCGAATAGTGCACTGATGCTAACGCTACGTTTCTACCTCTCTAGGTGATCTATATCGGCTGTGCGTACGCCACCGTCTACCTGATCTATGCCAAGTTCCGGGCCACATACGACGGCAACCATGACAGCTTCAGGGTGGAGTTCCTGGTGGTCCCCGTTGGGGGTCTGGCTGTGCTCATCAACCACGACTTTTCCCCCCTTGAGGTGCGTTTCGTTGGAAGTAGAAtacctttttttaaacaagccaCCTGCCgaataaagtgtgtgtgtgtgtgtgtgtgtgtgtgtgtgtgtgtgtgtgactgtgtgtgtgactgtgtgtgtgactgtgtgtgtgactgtgtgtgtgtgtgtgtgtgtgtgtgtgactgtgtgtgtgtgtgtgggaggtttggggggtgggggactcaatttttgttaattttatttcatattccagCCGGCCTGGatactgtagatgatgatgGTATGCTTTGGCTCTTGATCTGTTCCATAGATGATAGATAGATTTCAAAATATGGTACATAGATTATGCAGTACattggatggatgggtgatgtGGTATTCTTTGGATTATGACTTGTATGTAGATTATGTCATGTCCAAACAAGCATACTGGACAGAGCCCTGCAAGAAAgtgacaccccccaccccacacgaAAATTTCTGAGCTGCTTATTTATAGATTGTAGACTGTAGATTCCACAAGATGACGGTAAAGCACTGCATTGGCCTGACTAGAGGAAGCTCATCACCTcacatcaacatagttttcgCTGCCTGCCTTTTCAGATCCTGTGGACATTCTCCATCTACCTGGAGTCGGTGGCCATCCTGCCCCAGCTCTTCATGATCAGCAAGACGGGCGAGGCGGAGACCATCACCACCCACTACTTGTTCTGCCTGGGCCTGTACCGAGCGCTCTACCTCTTCAACTGGATCTGGCGCTTCTACTTCGAAGGCTTCTTCGACATGATTGCCATCGTCGCCGGCGTGGTCCAGACGGTCCTCTACTGTGACTTCTTCTACCTTTACGTCACCAAAGGTTGGTTTCCCCGCCCTGAGCGCCCTCAATGTTAAGTGCAGCAGTGACGGGGTATTAGATCAAAGGTTTGATTGTGGAAATTTAAGTCTAAAGCGATAACGTCATCAAAATGTGCCGCGTGGTTGCCTTATGTTGCCTGCATTGCAATTGTAATTCTGCCGTCTCTAAGCgtcttttgagttgtttaatgAACCCCCAAACTGACACAACAtgaagaatttaattttaatgtatttatttggaagggacaatgcacattaatcaacattttacaatgtaaatgcGCCCAAATTAGCCAAGTCAAGCTAATTTTCTTTGGCACTCCCTTGGGCGGATGTAAAAGACAGCCTAAAATGAGTcattaaaatcacaaatcaatttacaataatattacacgAGTACATCTCCTGTACAGTTGATAGTGCTAACTAATCTCTCTCATTCAATGAGAGCAGTTTTAGCGAGACTTGGCAGAAGCTAGACTGTATAAAAGTTGTTCTAAACTTTGGGAGCTCACAGTCACCACTTATTAAAGCTTTGGTGGTCAGTTTTGGAGAAGCTctttgggtctggtggccctcattttccacTTGATAGTTACTGTATTACAAGaagaaaatgagggccaccacacccaaaaacaaagagctgacagcaagcaccaataaagcctgggcttccaggacccccaggcaatgccacagcgcatcgaggcagtggttaaggcaaagggaatctaagcaactattgaagattgacatatcgttttgaaaatacaatccatccatcttttttccccatgaaaaacactgggaagtatgcatggtgatttcttcacattattctcattttttaatatCCTGTTTTCATGGGTTTTAACAGCTGGaagccaaaataaacaaataaatacttaaaatcacTTTCCCGTAAATTGTGGGCCTTGAATCTAtgatctatgaaagtttgactttttgaatggaattatgaaaattattcaactttttgaatattttgaaattttttgacAAGCGtatgtttaaatacaaaatgctaAGTGATCGGtcgatcccattcaaatgctatcagggaaattagcatcgacttcgaGAATGATCTCCTGCAAATAACGaatatttacacacaaatgTTGTGGACACGCAGGTAAAATAACTCTACTCACTGGCGCATTCAATCCCAATCTGAAAAACGATTTGTGTACTTACTGGAGCCATGCTCGGCACTTCCCTAAGAGGCCAACACGCTCAGGAAcagttgttatttattttaagatgacattttagtataaagtatttttattttactctcttacaAATTTAATTTCTCCTTGTCCTTTTAAGTTATATTTATAGTTTAATTTAAAGAATTCAAAGAATTTTCCTATCCGCAAAATTCACGGGTACCAATATCCAAATATACTAACGCATTTCACAAAGTACAATCCCtaaggtcccaggttagcccactaaatcccaagacttgtgaacaTAAGAGCAAATAAATATGATTAAGTGATTAGGTTAATGTAATGCTTAAAACTGAAAATGGGGTAGGGGGCAAAACTCTTGGAATATGAACCATGAAAGCCGAACTTTGAAGTAGtttgcgtaaaaaaaataactt is a window of Vanacampus margaritifer isolate UIUO_Vmar chromosome 2, RoL_Vmar_1.0, whole genome shotgun sequence DNA encoding:
- the LOC144042704 gene encoding immunoglobulin superfamily member 6-like isoform X2, producing the protein MVPLFWFSLLSLTWLPSKGMARPQSCLSQPSRVIWRGPGQDAVIRCSVHRDCTAESNDSGIYYCAATSFGNPTPGAQHVGLGTTLVVKEKTQLMVGHVLLWLTFVVLALYSSATVTLIIQKKYGLNICNCRRIHKNNKKNTNKTRIFRDVLQEMAHRWDVKRSKQTAKRNPAPPEVTAAEFNTPDDIYQNV
- the LOC144044555 gene encoding ER lumen protein-retaining receptor 2, with amino-acid sequence MNVFRLTGDLSHLAAIIILLLKIWKSRSCAGISGKSQILFAIVFTTRYLDLLTSFISLYNTSMKVIYIGCAYATVYLIYAKFRATYDGNHDSFRVEFLVVPVGGLAVLINHDFSPLEILWTFSIYLESVAILPQLFMISKTGEAETITTHYLFCLGLYRALYLFNWIWRFYFEGFFDMIAIVAGVVQTVLYCDFFYLYVTKVLKGKKLSLPA
- the LOC144042704 gene encoding immunoglobulin superfamily member 6-like isoform X1, with product MVPLFWFSLLSLTWLPSKGMARPQSCLSQPSRVIWRGPGQDAVIRCSVHRDCTAERLFYKWFVFERRSHGSLNLDHNHHKYRLLGATLQIMSLNSNDSGIYYCAATSFGNPTPGAQHVGLGTTLVVKEKTQLMVGHVLLWLTFVVLALYSSATVTLIIQKKYGLNICNCRRIHKNNKKNTNKTRIFRDVLQEMAHRWDVKRSKQTAKRNPAPPEVTAAEFNTPDDIYQNV